Sequence from the Nocardiopsis sp. YSL2 genome:
TGCGCCACGCGCTGGAGGCGGCGATCCCCGTCGGCTTCCACGCCCACGACGAGCCGGTCGACCCCGCGCGGGTCCCCGGTCTGCGAAGCCGGAGGTGGGACGCGTTCTGGCAGGGCTTCGACGACCTCGCCGACGCCGTCCACCCCCGTCGTGAGCGGGCCCTGCGCCAGATGGGGACCCTCGGGGGAGGCAATCACTTCCTGGAGGTGTGCCTGGACGACGGGGGAACCGTGTGGCTCGTCCTGCACTCGGGATCGCGCAACATCGGCAAGGAGCTCGCCGACCACCACATCGGCCGGGCCAAGGGCCTGCCGCACAACCAGGACCTGCCCGACCTGGACCTGGCCGTCTTCCTCAGCGGGACCCCGGAGATGGACGCCTACCGCCGCGACCTGTTCTGGGCGCAGGACTACGCGCGGCGCAACCGTGACGTCATGATGGGCCTGGCGTGCGCGGCCGTGGCCGAGCGGATTCCCGGCGCGGGCTTCGTCCAGTGGATCTCCTGCCACCACAACTACGTGGCGGAGGAGAACTACGACGGGGTGGACGTGCTCGTCACCCGCAAGGGCGCCATTCGCGCGGGCAAGGGTGAGTTCGGAATCATTCCGGGCTCGATGGCGACGG
This genomic interval carries:
- a CDS encoding RtcB family protein, translating into MPYTEVAGDRVPIRMWADPDRVEGAAMEQLRNVTRVPWVHGLAVMPDVHFGKGATVGSVIAMRDAVSPAAVGVDIGCGMTAVRTDLTASRLPDDLRGLRHALEAAIPVGFHAHDEPVDPARVPGLRSRRWDAFWQGFDDLADAVHPRRERALRQMGTLGGGNHFLEVCLDDGGTVWLVLHSGSRNIGKELADHHIGRAKGLPHNQDLPDLDLAVFLSGTPEMDAYRRDLFWAQDYARRNRDVMMGLACAAVAERIPGAGFVQWISCHHNYVAEENYDGVDVLVTRKGAIRAGKGEFGIIPGSMATGTYIVKGLGNPASFNSASHGAGRRMSRNKARKTFTREDLVAQTKGVECRKDLGVVDEIPAAYKDLESVIGAQTDLVEVAAHLRQVICVKG